Proteins co-encoded in one Aspergillus fumigatus Af293 chromosome 6, whole genome shotgun sequence genomic window:
- the acuF gene encoding phosphoenolpyruvate carboxykinase PCK1 yields the protein MAPAENIHIPRGSRPEPGPLYSDFFQQQVAKQRNNNYHSTSLRNMVATSVNRTALHPGGVQPGKSHTELEEELHEHAHIDYERVAIIANPSVAALYEDALVYETGTAITSSGALTAYSGAKTGRSPSDKRIVKEESSEKDIWWGPVNKPMTPEVWRINRERAVDYLNTRNRIYVIDGYAGWDERYRISVRVVCARAYHALFMRNMLIRPSPEELEHFHPDYVIYNAGSFPANRFTEGMTSATSVAINFAEKEMVILGTEYAGEMKKGVFTILFYEMPVKHNVLTLHSSANEGENGDVTVFFGLSGTGKTTLSADPKRALIGDDEHCWTDRGVFNIEGGCYAKCIGLSAEKEPDIFNAIRFGSVLENVVFDPISRVVNYDDSTLTENTRCAYPIEYIENAKIPCIADKHPSNIILLTCDARGVLPPISKLTTEQTMFHFISGYTSKMAGTEDGVTEPQATFSSCFAQPFLALHPMRYARMLADKISEHKTNAWLLNTGWVGAGATTGGKRCPLKYTRAILDAIHSGELANVEYETYDVFNLHVPKTCPGVPSELLNPKNSWTASTSFTDEVNKLAKLFNENFAKYADEATKEVIAAGPVPSQ from the exons ATGGCTCCTGCTGAGAACATTCATATACCCCGTGGTTCCCGCCCCGAACCAGGTCCTCTCTACTCTGATTTCTTCCAACAACAAGTCGCAAAGCAGCGCAATAATAATTATCATTCGACTTCTCTAAGAAACATGGTTGCCACATCAGTTAATCGCACTGCTCTGCACCCCGGTGGTGTTCA ACCGGGCAAGAGCCACACTGAACTTGAGGAGGAGCTCCACGAGCACGCCCACATTGACTATGAGCGTGTCGCAATC ATTGCCAATCCTTCCGTCGCTGCCCTCTACGAAGATGCCCTTGTCTACGAAACAGGTACTGCTATCACATCGAGTGGTGCCTTGACTGCATACTCTGGGGCCAAGACTGGCCGTTCTCCTTCAGATAAGCGTATCGTTAAGGAGGAGTCGTCAGAAAAGGACATCTGGTGGGGACCTGTTAACAAGCCTATGACACCTGAA GTCTGGCGCATCAACCGTGAGCGTGCTGTTGACTACCTCAACACTCGTAACCGCATCTATGTTATTGATGGTTATGCCGGCTGGGATGAAAGATACCGCATCAGTGTCCGTGTCGTCTGCGCACGCGCCTACCATGCTCTCTTCATGCGCAACATGCTGATCCGCCCCTCGCCCGAGGAGTTGGAGCACTTCCACCCTGACTATGTTATCTACAACGCCGGTTCTTTCCCTGCCAACCGTTTCACCGAGGGCATGACCTCAGCTACGTCGGTAGCTATCAACTTCgccgagaaggagatggttATCCTGGGTACCGAGTACGCCggtgagatgaagaagggtgTTTTCACCATTCTCTTTTACGAAATGCCTGTGAAGCACAATGTCCTGACCCTGCACTCCTCGGCTAACGAGGGTGAGAACGGCGATGTGACTGTGTTCTTCGGTCTGTCCGGCACTGGCAAGACAACTCTGTCTGCTGACCCCAAGCGTGCACTgattggtgatgatgagCACTGCTGGACTGACCGCGGAGTCTTCAACATCGAGGGTGGTTGCTACGCGAAGTGCATTGGCCTTTCCGCCGAGAAGGAGCCCGATATTTTCAACGCCATCCGCTTCGGATCCGTGCTCGAGAACGTCGTCTTCGACCCTATCAGCCGTGTGGTCAACTACGATGATTCCACCCTCACTGAGAACACCCGCTGCGCCTACCCCATTGAGTACATCGAGAACGCCAAGATCCCTTGCATTGCGGACAAGCACCcctccaacatcatcctcctcacctGCGATGCCCGCGGTGTCCTGCCTCCCATTTCCAAGCTCACCACCGAGCAGACCATGTTCCACTTCATCTCGGGTTACACCTCCAAGATGGCCGGTACTGAAGACGGTGTGACCGAGCCCCAGGCCACCTTCTCGTCTTGCTTCGCCCAGCCCTTCCTCGCTCTGCACCCCATGCGCTACGCCCGCATGCTCGCTGACAAGATCTCTGAGCACAAGACCAACGCCTGGCTGCTGAACACCGGTTGGGTTGGTGCCGGCGCCACTACTGGTGGAAAGCGTTGCCCTCTCAAGTACACCCGTGCCATCCTGGACGCCATCCACAGCGGTGAGCTCGCCAACGTGGAGTACGAGACCTACGATGTGTTCAACCTCCACGTGCCCAAGACCTGCCCTGGTGTGCCCTCTGAGCTGCTAAACCCCAAGAACAGCTGGACCGCCTCAACAAGCTTCACCGACGAGGTCAACAAGCTGGCCAAGCTGTTCAACGAGAACTTCGCCAAGTACGCAGACGAAGCCACCAAGGAGGTTATTGCGGCTGGCCCCGTTCCCTCCCAGTAG